In Etheostoma cragini isolate CJK2018 chromosome 15, CSU_Ecrag_1.0, whole genome shotgun sequence, the DNA window GTGAATATTCTTGAGAATCATCATTGTCTCATTTCCAGTCTTTCCTCTGTCACTTGATCTCACTTCAGGATGTGTTCCTAATGATACGACGTCACAAGACAACCATCTTCACAGATGCCAAAGAGTCTACCACAGTCTATGAACTGAAGCGCATTGTTGAAGGCATTTTAAAGAGACCACCTGAAGATCAGAGACTTTACAAGGTAAAGTAATTGCCTTATTAAGTAGTGTGACGACCAGTTAGTGGACCACATGCATATAGCCAAGAGCTTCTTGGTTTGGTGTCATCACTAAATTCATGGTTTACACTGCCTGATTAAGGTGACTGTCGTGGTAAGCAATATGAGAATACATATCGCTTAGACACATCATGATGGGCTTGGAGAATCTGTAAATGgcaatttttttataaaccatTTTTATACACTAAACGAtgaattgaaaaatgttttatatattgatCTCACAACATAAAACCTACACccatcaatgttaaaaaaccaaATGCAAAGTTAGGACGTTTTACCTGCATCATTTAATTTACCCAATAGTTACAGGATTCTTCCAACCTCTATCTTGAAACTTAAATGGTAGTGAATACAAAGTTGTGGGCTTAAAGGGATGCAAGTAGTTTTCACAACAGAGAGCAGTGTGTGAAATTTCCAGTCGATTTTACTGCAATCCTAAATCTCTTTAGTCACTTGAAAATGCTGATGTAACATGAAAATTATAAAGGTAGTGAATGAACAACTGACTCTACAATActcttatcattttttttcttcttcttcttaaccAGGATGATGTGATGCTTAATGACGGTCAAACTCTCGGAAATTGTGGCTTTACAAATCAAACAGCCCGACCTCAGGCCCCAGCCACAGTGGGATTAGCCTTCCGCCTGGGTGGTGAGTAGTTAATTCCTAAATCTACTCCATATTAgactattttcagtttgttttataGTCACAGCCCCATCCGttgacttgttttattttgagccACTCTTAGTCCATTCTGAACTGAGCAAGTTATTTTGAACGTTTATTTTCTGCTCTGATTTTCTTTATCTTGACTCCCTCTCTTTTCACTGTTGTCACTTTCTCTGTCGTTCTCAGATGATTCATTTGAGCAGCTGAGGGTCGAGCCTTTCTCCACTCCCCCAGAGCTCCCTGACGTCATGAAGCCCCAGGACTCGGGCAGTACAGCCAACGAGCAGGCTGTACAGTGAGGGAGGGGGCAAGGAAACGAGAGGGACGCACAGCGGGTCAGAGGGAGGATGCAcggggggagggaggggttgAAATTTGGGAAGGGATGCCTCCGGGGGTGAGTTTTACCTTGCCGATGACGATCTTCAGTAGGgtacaaacaattacaaacatggACTCTCCTTGTTGTAAATGGGAGGGCGGTTGCTTCAAAGCGGTTCATTTGTCCTGAAATCAGTGAACGCAtgctagataaaaaaaaaaaaattcacacaaGACCCTTCAGAGATACCTGACGGACTTGTCACAACACTGTCAGTCAGCCATGGGATTGTTAACGGCTGAACATAAAAAATTGTACCTCGTATTTAATTAATTCTAGTCTTTATTTAGGGTAAGGTTAATGCTgctttacttgtttttttttattttgcttggcTTAAACGTGGGAGTTGATAGGGTGTGatatttttaggcttttatgtttgtgtgtttctttattaaactgTTACTAGGATTTAACATGGTTTTGGTCTTTGGCCTGGATATGTGTTGCGACAAAAGCTAGGAGTTTGTGAATTTCTAAGTTACTATCTGTATTTCaaaattttcaatttttgaaCAATATGAATCTGAAATAAAAGAGATTCACTTGTTGACAGGAGATCTGGCATTCAGATGAACATTTCATGGTACTTGACTTATCAGTAGTTGTACTTTTCCTACTGTAGCTGCTCACAGACGTTACTGAGACTGAATACGCTCCGCTGTGGGTATCTAGAACACATGTTACGCTGCCCTGGACCTGGTGTTGTAAGTTAAATGTCCAACAGGCAGAGCCGcaatcaaaaatgtattaatagtgattatggattattttttacattactaACAAAGGTGGGAACTAGCCAACTTTCCTCTCCAATGTTTGATTGTAGCCAATGACATTTTGGAGATGTTGAGGAGATCTTGACTTGAATCAGTGGGGCTAATTGTTTCTAGAAAACCTAAACCGTATGTCATGTATTAAGTTATGAACCGTGCCTGGGAGCAGTGGGCtgcacattttagttttaactCTCAATTGTCCCAAATTCACTGAGTTAATTCTGCAACTTGTGTTGTATTATACCTCGATAATACGTTGTTTTCCTGAAATTAAAAGGTGAATTAGAAATCACTCCTCTGCACATCAAACTAAAGTATAACAATAGATCTCATGATCTAGAAAACTATAATCCAAAAACTTAAACCCTCCAGTAGTTACAACAGGAAAGTACATTCTAACCTGGGGGTGTTGAATGAAATAGTTGACGTTGACATTTGCGAATTGAGGCTGTTAAACATGGTCAAAGTTGCACTTCtaattaatttaacattaaaacaactgtttttCACCCGTGTGCACTGTGGTGTTTTTGTATGCATATGTACTAAAAGGTAGATGTACAGTATTAACACAATATTGAATTATTGTGTGCAAACTCACCGTCGGAGGAATACAATCTATTGATATTGCATTTGTAGACAGCAGCTGATATATATcgtgattttttatttattttttattgcaaattaaGAGTTCCAGCAATATAAAATAACATGGCTAGCACATAAGTGTATTCCAGACTGATGAGGGGAGCAGCAATGAAACAATACAACTGCTGCCAATCATATTGGATGACTCTTACCGGGGTGTGTGGGGATCTATTTTTATACAGTAGATGATGGAGACCTTTACATTTATAAGGCAACAATGTGTGGTTCTGCTCATGTTTATCATCTTGTATAAGGAGAactagcaacaacaaaaacagggaTGGATAAAGATTAAAGGACTGCAACTAAAGATAATAAGGATTAATGTGGTGATTGTTTTCTCAATCAATATTATGGTtaataaaatacagataaatgCCCAATATCCCAGCAGTACCCTGGTGAACGTTttaaaattgcttgttttgtcagtcCAAAACCGTAATATATTCAAAATTGTCAAGCTGAAACCAGAGgaggttttgtcattttagcttGAAATATGACCAGTTAGTTCATTGACTAAATGTTTAAGCTCTAAACTCAATAATGACTTGAGTAATGTGTCAATAATGAGTTGAAATTGACATACGTCAAATAAACAGGGGTTGGGCAATGAAACTGAAACACCTGGTTTTAGACCACAATAATTTATTATGGTGTAGGGCCTCCTTTTGCGGC includes these proteins:
- the elob gene encoding elongin-B isoform X1, whose translation is MDVFLMIRRHKTTIFTDAKESTTVYELKRIVEGILKRPPEDQRLYKDDVMLNDGQTLGNCGFTNQTARPQAPATVGLAFRLGDDSFEQLRVEPFSTPPELPDVMKPQDSGSTANEQAVQ
- the elob gene encoding elongin-B isoform X2 — protein: MIRRHKTTIFTDAKESTTVYELKRIVEGILKRPPEDQRLYKDDVMLNDGQTLGNCGFTNQTARPQAPATVGLAFRLGDDSFEQLRVEPFSTPPELPDVMKPQDSGSTANEQAVQ